The stretch of DNA CGATAATCATCAGCCTCTACGGTTATAAAATTCTCTGTTGCGATAATGCCAGAGAATGCTCTGTCAATTGGGTTAATCTTTTGCTGCTTCAGATGCAGCAGCATCTTTACCTGAACGAATCTCAGTCTCTATACGTTGTACCGCCTCATTCAGCGTGGCGGCAATGCGATTAATCTGTTCTGGTGACAGTTCACCACGAACTAAGTTTTCCCGCAGCAGCCCTTTCAGCTTATGTACTGCTTCTCTGATTTCAGAGCCCAGATTTTCATTGCGACCTTTGCCAACGTGAGACAGGCGCTGGAATATCACATCAACAGTACCCTGATTGTCTTTAAGTTCCTGTTGGCCTTCGGCGGTAATTTGGAAGCTTTTACGCCCTTTTTCACCTTCGATGGTTTCGATATAGCCTTGTTCTTCCAGTAACGATAACGTTGGATAAATAACACCTGGACTTGGAACGTATAAACCTGATGTTGCTTCTTCAATGGCTTTGATTAGCTCATAACCATAGCTTGGTTTTTTCTCTACAAAAGCCAGCAATACCACGCGAAGATCGCCATGTTCAAACAGGCGACGTAACTTCATATGGCGATCTCTTGGGTCACAGTCTCCCGGACGTCCTCTTCCGCGACCGTGATGGTGCTCATGCCCTTCATCACGACAACGCTCACCACCTTCCATGCCCCGACGGCCACGACCACCAAAGCCACGGCCTTTCTCACTGTCGTCACCATGACGTGCATGACGTTGACGATTAAATAGTTGAGTTAACATATTTCCTCCTTATTTAGATATATCTAAATCAACGTGGGTAACTATAATTTAGATATATCTAAATAGGCAAGAAGAAAAATGCTTTTCTGCATTTATTATGTCACTTAGAGCATTACCATATTGATATCAAAGTAATTTTATTTAAATACCTATTCATATGTCGCTTCAATCACAACGTTTTATTCGTTATGATGCTTATCGTTATAAGGGCTGACACGTCAAAAAGTGCAGTGTTAATACAACAAAAACAATAAGGGATAGACTGACATGAATCGTTATCTTTCATATATCGCTGCGGCATTTATCTGCCTCTCATCTTCTACAATGGCTTCCCCTTTAGATGCGTTTAAAGAGACAAAAGGCAACGTTAATATCGCTGGCGGTACGGCACACGTCCCTGTGATGGTTGGCGCGGCAAAAAATATTATGAGCGCCAACCCGAATGTGAATATCACCGTTACCGGTGGCGGCTCTGGTGTTGGAGTTCAAAAAGTGGGTGAAGGTCTGGTTGATATCGGCAATACCGGACGTGCGTTGAAACAAAGCGAAGTTGATAAATATGGTCTGGTCACTTTCCCATTTGCCATTGATGGCGTTGCGGTAGTCGTTAACGATGCCAATAGTGTGAAGAGCGTTAGCCGCGAGCAGTTGAGCGATATTTTTGCCGGTAAGATTAGCAACTGGAAACAGCTTGGAGGCACTGATGCAGCAATCTCTTTATATGTACGTGAAGATGGCAGCGGTACCCGGGAAGTATTTGAAGAAAAAGCGCTGAATAAAGGTACGGAAATCTCCAGAGCTAACGTGGTTAACTCTAACGGCGCAATGAAAACTGCCATCGTACAGGACAAAAATTCTATCGGTTACGTTGGTATTGGTCATCTGGACAACACGCTTCAGGGCTTAACCATTGATGGTATGGTTCCTTCCCAAGAGAATGCGGCAAACGGCAGCTATAAAGTCACTCGTTTGCTGTATATGAATACTAAAGGACAACCTCAGGGATTAACCAAAGCGTTTATTGATTATATCTACAGCCCTGAAGGTACTCTGATTATTGAAAAATCAGGCTATTTACCGACAGGTAAAGGTGAGTAATAACCATAAAAGCGCCGGTTTTCTGCTACGACTGGCAACGGCGCTTACCGTCAGCGGCATAGGTTTGATTTTCTTAATGGTGGTCGCCTTTGCCCTGCCGGTATTTACCTCCAACTACGGCTCTGACGATATCGAGCTGTTTTCCTGGCATTGGAATCCGGTTAGAAATCAGTTTGGGATCCTACCGATGATTGCCGGCTCGGTGCTGCTATCTGTTTCTGCGGTTGCCCTTTCATGGCCTTTGGCACTGGGCTTATGCAGTTGGTTATTAAACTCATCCGCTCCCTATTCTTCGGTTTCACGCCGTTTACTGTTTCGCCCTGTTTCAGGCTTAGTCCGTTTTATGACCGCTGTTCCTACGGTGGTATACGGATTTGTGGCTATCTTTTTAATGGTACCGTTAATTCGGGATGTCATGGGTGGAGGTTCAGGTTTAAACTGGCTTTCTGCCGCTCTGGTACTTAGCCTGCTGTTGCTACCAACCATGGTGCTGGTTATGGAAGCAGGACTTCGCCCGCGTATGGAACAACTGCATCTGACAACCGCAGCACTTGGCTTTAATCGATTACAGTCTTTAACTTACTTTGTTCTGCCACAAGGGCGACGCTGTTTATTAACCGCCCTGGTATTAGGTTTTGGTCGTGGCGTTGGCGATACATTAATTGCCCTGATGTTATCCGGAAACTGGCCGCAACTGCCTTCTCTGCCTGGAGATAGCTTACGAACACTAACGGCACATATGGCGCTGGTTACCGCCAATGAAGTGGGTGGAATGGCTTATAACTCCCTGTTTGCTGCCGGGGCTATTCTTCTGTTGATTAACGGTAGCGTTAGTCTGGCACTGCGTCGTCTGGAGCGCGGAGCTGACCAATGAGACTCGATCGGTTAACCACAACATTAAATATTATCGGTTGGCTGGCCGTGTTGCTGCTTCTGCTAGCAATGGGTTGTATGTTGGGCTTTCTGTTAATACGTGGATTACCCACGATTAATTTATCGCTGTTTTTTGGTGATGTTTCTCCCAAAGAGGCAATTCTTGGCTTGCGTCCGGTATGGGATGGAATCTGGCCGGCCTGTGTCGGCACGCTCTATTTAGTTTGCCTGACCGTCGCATTAGCCCTATTTCCCGGTATTGGTTGTGGTATTTATCTGGCTGAATATGCCGGAAAACGGCAAAAAAGATGGTTAGGCAGTGCCATTGATATTCTGGCGGGTATTCCCTCCATTGTGATGGGCCTGTTTGGCTTCACTCTGATACTGTTTCTGCGCTATACCTTTTTACCCCATGCCAATACCGGTATGTTGTTGGCAGCAATTTGCCTGGCTTTGCTTATTCTACCTTCAATGGTATTAACCACGCGCGAAGCCCTGAATGCGATTCCTGAAGATTTACGTCTCACCTGCGCCGCATTGGGATTTAACCAGCGTCAAAGCCTGCGTCATGTATTGCTACCCGCCGCCAGTCGTGGAATTCTTGGCGGCATAATGTTGGCCTTTGGGCGCGCAGCGGAAGATACCGCAGTAATTCTGTTAACCGGTGTGGTGGCAAACGCTGGGTTGGCAAATGGGATCTTTGATAAATTTCAGGCCCTGCCGTTTACCATTTACTACACGGCTGCACAGTATCAAACGCAGGAAGAGCTCCAGCGTGGTTTTGGTGCAGCATTGATTTTATTACTGCTGGCCGGTGGATTATTACTGTCTGCTTATGCAATTGAGCGTACTTATCATGCTCGCTGGAAAAAGGGATAACCATGAAGAACGCTGCACAGGTACGCCATCTGACCATTGCATTTGATAACAAACCCATTGTTAATGACGTTAGTCTGGATATTCCATCTCATCAAATTAGCGTCCTGGTTGGTCGCTCGGGCTCCGGTAAGACCACCTTTCTTCGCGCATTCAATCGATTAAATGAAGAACATGCTGGTTGTCAGACCTCCGGCGAACTGTGTTTAGATTTAGGCACAGGTCTGGAGAAGCAATCCGATATCTACGCAGGTTCCGTTACCGCTCTTCGCCTGCGAGTTGGAATGCTGTTTCAAACCCCCAATGTATTACCTGTTAGCATATGGCGGAATATCGCTATGCCGCTGGAAAAGCTAACCAACCTCTCCCGCGAAGCTATCTCACAGCGAGTGGAAAAAAGCCTGAATGATGTTGGTCTATGGTCTGAAATTCACGATCGCCTTCACTCTCCGGCTACACGGTTATCCGGCGGTCAACAACAACGGCTATGTCTGGCTCGTGTTCTGGCGCTGGAACCTAAAATTCTGTTGCTGGATGAGCCTACTGCCTCCCTTGATGTATTGGCTTCAAAACATATCGAACAATTACTGCAACAGCTGGTTGAGCGTTATACCATCATTATGGTTTCTCACAGCCTGTCTCAGGCCTGTCGTTTAGCCAACAAACTGTTTGTTTTTGATAGTGGAAATATGGTGAAGAGTCTGAGTAAACAGGACGGCATAACGGAAGAGAAATTAGCTGTGCTGATTGAACCACGGCTTTAAATAAAAACGCCCCTGATACGGAGCGTGAATTAATTAACTTTTATTGTCTTAACCCATCATCATAGACGCTTGTGCCATCATATAGTCATCAATGATTGAGGAGTTACTTGCTGTCGGCATGGTCTGGTTTGCCATAATATCGACCAACGACTCGACTTGATTGATAGATAAGGTCATACCATCTTGCGTTTTGATTTCCTCCAGCTTGCAATTAGAGGAATACCACTCATTAACCAGAATTTGATCGCTGGTTCCTAATACTTTAACCACTAAAGACTCCCGTCCCAAAGAGAGGTCTTTGGTAAACCATAGTTGATTAGCTGAGATATCGGTGAATAAGAGAATATCCTTATCCGTTACTGCTACGTCGTGGTTACTATATTCCCAGATAGTGTCCTGGCCATCACCCAGGTTAAAGATATAGGTATCACTACCTCTATAACCCTGTAAAGTATCATCCCCTTTCCCGCCAATTAAAACGTTATCTCCAAAATTGCCACTAATGACGTTATTTAAGTCATTACCCGTAATACTAGAAGAATGCATTAACATTGTATTTAAGCTGATATTTTCAACGTTCTCTGGAGCAACAAAATTGGTCACGCTATTGATATAAATATATAAATGATCGATTCCTTGATTTGTTTCTTCAATAATACGAAACTCCGTGCCATATATCTCATACCGATCGTTTCCTTCACCACCGATTAACGTATCGTTACCTGTAGAGATAAATTTATCAATTCCGGCACCGCCAATCAGAATATTGCTACCTGAACCACCACGCAATATATCATCACCTTCATTGCCATACAGGGTATCATCGCCATCACCACCATCTATCACATCATTACCCGCGCCACCGTACAATGTATCTTTACCTGAACTGCCATTAATCACGTTATCCTGTTCATTACCGCGGATAACATTTTCATTTGGAACATCACTAATACCGGTAAGGGCCAAATAATCATGAATAACTGAGGAGCTACTACCTTCTGGCATAGTCTGTTGTGCCATAATATCAACCAGTGCTTCAACTTGGGTGATAGACAATATAACGCCATCTTGAGTTTTTAATTGTTCCAGTTTCGCGCTGTATGAATACCAATTAGATATTGTTATTTCATCTGTGGTACCTAATATTGTCACGTTCAATGACGTTAAACCCATAGATTCTTTCTTACTAAACCATAACTGGCTTGCCGAAATATCAGTAAGCACCAAAACATCAGTGTCCGTTATAGGAGCATTACTAGTATTAATTTCTCCGATAGTGTCTTTACCATCTCCACGACTAAATATATAGGTATCACTTCCCAGATAGCCAACAAGATTATCGTTACCTTTTCTACCAATCAGAATATTGTTGCCATCATTTCCGTAAAGTATGTTATCTATCTTGTTTCCAGTAAGCGTTGAGTTATACGTAAAGTCAGAGTACAGACTAAATATTTCTACATTATCCGGAAGAATAAAATTCGTTACGCCATTGATATTGACTCTTATCTCATCTGAGCTGCCTTCCCCCTCATGCTCTACGATACGAAACGTTGTACTGGTAATAAAGTACCGATCGCTACCATTACCACCGTATAACGTATCGTTACCATTACCACCATTTAAGTTGTCATTCCCGTCACCGCCGTATAAAATATCGTCACCGTCACCACCATTAAGTGTATCATTACCTGCACCACCATATATAATGTCGTTACCCGCATTGCCGTTAATAATGTTGTTTAATTCATTACCATAAATAATGTCATTCCCTTTGGTCCCATTCGCATTCTCGATATTTGCACCATAGGCAATACCGATTGCATGAGTGCCATCATAAACATTTTTCGAATTTGTTTCTGGAACGGGAATATAGATGGAGCTACGAGTGCCACCGTTCAGGTTTATTATCGAACCCAGTTCAAAATCACTAAAGTCCAAGGTATCAATACCACCGCCATCCCAGATGGTGTCATAGTAATTCAGCTCATTTGGCGAGTATTTATAGGTCGTGTTGCCTTTGTTATATTCATAATTGGCACCATAGATATATTGATACGCCAATATGTCATCAATACCATAGTTTTTTACCGTTGCTTCTCCTATAGACGAACCATCAGCGGAAAGTAAGGTCGTTTTTTCACCTGACTGTAAAGAATTGTATGTCATAACAGTATTTAACTCTGTTATACCCGCTTTATATTCATCGGAATCCCATTTTCCATTAATGATCGACTGGGTATGCTCTAACCCCATCACATGCCCTAGCTCATGAGCTGCCGTTGAGAATTTATAAGGTGGATGAGAAGCAACATTACTACTATAAGTTTTTAAAACGATGTCTTGACCATAACCACTAAACGCCGTTGCAATACCGGAATAATCGAAACTTCTATC from Limnobaculum xujianqingii encodes:
- a CDS encoding PstA family ABC transporter permease encodes the protein MRLDRLTTTLNIIGWLAVLLLLLAMGCMLGFLLIRGLPTINLSLFFGDVSPKEAILGLRPVWDGIWPACVGTLYLVCLTVALALFPGIGCGIYLAEYAGKRQKRWLGSAIDILAGIPSIVMGLFGFTLILFLRYTFLPHANTGMLLAAICLALLILPSMVLTTREALNAIPEDLRLTCAALGFNQRQSLRHVLLPAASRGILGGIMLAFGRAAEDTAVILLTGVVANAGLANGIFDKFQALPFTIYYTAAQYQTQEELQRGFGAALILLLLAGGLLLSAYAIERTYHARWKKG
- a CDS encoding phosphate ABC transporter substrate-binding protein; this translates as MNRYLSYIAAAFICLSSSTMASPLDAFKETKGNVNIAGGTAHVPVMVGAAKNIMSANPNVNITVTGGGSGVGVQKVGEGLVDIGNTGRALKQSEVDKYGLVTFPFAIDGVAVVVNDANSVKSVSREQLSDIFAGKISNWKQLGGTDAAISLYVREDGSGTREVFEEKALNKGTEISRANVVNSNGAMKTAIVQDKNSIGYVGIGHLDNTLQGLTIDGMVPSQENAANGSYKVTRLLYMNTKGQPQGLTKAFIDYIYSPEGTLIIEKSGYLPTGKGE
- a CDS encoding calcium-binding protein, whose protein sequence is MSQLNLVDIPRSGNESIDYILNGRYPVPKEGGSTYTWSFSNTTFIRGENTFEAFTENHAYINMIRDSLDKLSTFANVTFKEVDENSGDIGMIRYWSCDDRSFDYSGIATAFSGYGQDIVLKTYSSNVASHPPYKFSTAAHELGHVMGLEHTQSIINGKWDSDEYKAGITELNTVMTYNSLQSGEKTTLLSADGSSIGEATVKNYGIDDILAYQYIYGANYEYNKGNTTYKYSPNELNYYDTIWDGGGIDTLDFSDFELGSIINLNGGTRSSIYIPVPETNSKNVYDGTHAIGIAYGANIENANGTKGNDIIYGNELNNIINGNAGNDIIYGGAGNDTLNGGDGDDILYGGDGNDNLNGGNGNDTLYGGNGSDRYFITSTTFRIVEHEGEGSSDEIRVNINGVTNFILPDNVEIFSLYSDFTYNSTLTGNKIDNILYGNDGNNILIGRKGNDNLVGYLGSDTYIFSRGDGKDTIGEINTSNAPITDTDVLVLTDISASQLWFSKKESMGLTSLNVTILGTTDEITISNWYSYSAKLEQLKTQDGVILSITQVEALVDIMAQQTMPEGSSSSVIHDYLALTGISDVPNENVIRGNEQDNVINGSSGKDTLYGGAGNDVIDGGDGDDTLYGNEGDDILRGGSGSNILIGGAGIDKFISTGNDTLIGGEGNDRYEIYGTEFRIIEETNQGIDHLYIYINSVTNFVAPENVENISLNTMLMHSSSITGNDLNNVISGNFGDNVLIGGKGDDTLQGYRGSDTYIFNLGDGQDTIWEYSNHDVAVTDKDILLFTDISANQLWFTKDLSLGRESLVVKVLGTSDQILVNEWYSSNCKLEEIKTQDGMTLSINQVESLVDIMANQTMPTASNSSIIDDYMMAQASMMMG
- a CDS encoding PadR family transcriptional regulator; amino-acid sequence: MLTQLFNRQRHARHGDDSEKGRGFGGRGRRGMEGGERCRDEGHEHHHGRGRGRPGDCDPRDRHMKLRRLFEHGDLRVVLLAFVEKKPSYGYELIKAIEEATSGLYVPSPGVIYPTLSLLEEQGYIETIEGEKGRKSFQITAEGQQELKDNQGTVDVIFQRLSHVGKGRNENLGSEIREAVHKLKGLLRENLVRGELSPEQINRIAATLNEAVQRIETEIRSGKDAAASEAAKD
- a CDS encoding phosphate ABC transporter ATP-binding protein, which encodes MKNAAQVRHLTIAFDNKPIVNDVSLDIPSHQISVLVGRSGSGKTTFLRAFNRLNEEHAGCQTSGELCLDLGTGLEKQSDIYAGSVTALRLRVGMLFQTPNVLPVSIWRNIAMPLEKLTNLSREAISQRVEKSLNDVGLWSEIHDRLHSPATRLSGGQQQRLCLARVLALEPKILLLDEPTASLDVLASKHIEQLLQQLVERYTIIMVSHSLSQACRLANKLFVFDSGNMVKSLSKQDGITEEKLAVLIEPRL
- a CDS encoding PstC family ABC transporter permease encodes the protein MSNNHKSAGFLLRLATALTVSGIGLIFLMVVAFALPVFTSNYGSDDIELFSWHWNPVRNQFGILPMIAGSVLLSVSAVALSWPLALGLCSWLLNSSAPYSSVSRRLLFRPVSGLVRFMTAVPTVVYGFVAIFLMVPLIRDVMGGGSGLNWLSAALVLSLLLLPTMVLVMEAGLRPRMEQLHLTTAALGFNRLQSLTYFVLPQGRRCLLTALVLGFGRGVGDTLIALMLSGNWPQLPSLPGDSLRTLTAHMALVTANEVGGMAYNSLFAAGAILLLINGSVSLALRRLERGADQ